One genomic region from Terriglobia bacterium encodes:
- a CDS encoding RDD family protein, which yields MERKSKRTVISIEECQPEFDFEEAEHSPGFTFPEYQRDVILPRIAAGVIDLALVGAVYMLFIAVTIFEMPDNFTPDKRVLGIYVLSYFALVAVYFFLFMLSGSQTPGMKHQGLIVVNNEEQPLDAEQACMRGFGYLISILPVLLGFLWMLIDPEHLTWADKVSGTYVKKL from the coding sequence ATGGAACGGAAGTCGAAGCGCACAGTCATTTCAATCGAAGAATGCCAGCCCGAATTTGACTTCGAGGAGGCGGAGCACTCGCCAGGTTTTACATTTCCGGAATATCAGCGTGACGTCATCCTGCCGAGGATCGCCGCAGGCGTTATCGATCTCGCGCTTGTCGGCGCCGTTTATATGCTCTTTATAGCGGTAACAATCTTCGAGATGCCGGACAATTTCACGCCGGATAAGCGGGTGCTTGGCATATACGTCCTGAGTTACTTCGCGCTGGTCGCGGTCTACTTTTTTCTCTTCATGTTGAGCGGGAGCCAGACCCCCGGTATGAAGCATCAAGGCCTTATTGTCGTCAATAACGAGGAACAACCGCTCGACGCAGAGCAGGCGTGCATGCGCGGGTTCGGATATCTGATTTCAATTCTGCCCGTTTTGCTTGGATTCCTCTGGATGCTGATCGATCCCGAACACCTCACCTGGGCGGATAAAGTCTCCGGCACGTACGTAAAGAAACTTTAA